From a region of the Methanolobus tindarius DSM 2278 genome:
- a CDS encoding SOUL family heme-binding protein, translating into MLGSWFFAGLHVSMTTEELAYRTLYELEGNIELREYGEITFVSTSSNDIDDAFSILSSYISRKNMEKKNIDMIFPVIIVGDDTIVNMSFILPAEYSADTAPSPINPEITIHNVSSRKVAAIRFSGYAKSDIIEEKRSVLISKLDENDLVTKGDFFLMCYNPPWIPPALMRNEIAVEVE; encoded by the coding sequence ATGCTTGGTTCATGGTTTTTTGCAGGATTGCATGTTTCAATGACAACTGAAGAGCTTGCATACAGGACACTTTATGAATTAGAGGGCAATATTGAGTTAAGGGAGTACGGGGAAATTACATTTGTTTCCACATCATCAAATGATATTGATGATGCTTTTTCGATACTGTCGTCTTATATTTCCCGTAAAAATATGGAAAAGAAGAACATTGATATGATATTCCCTGTTATCATAGTTGGGGATGACACTATAGTAAATATGTCGTTTATACTACCGGCTGAATATAGTGCTGATACTGCACCCTCTCCCATAAATCCGGAAATCACAATTCATAACGTTTCTTCAAGGAAAGTGGCTGCAATCAGATTCTCGGGGTATGCAAAAAGTGATATTATAGAAGAAAAACGTTCAGTTCTAATATCAAAACTTGATGAAAATGATCTTGTAACTAAAGGAGATTTTTTCCTGATGTGCTACAATCCTCCATGGATTCCCCCTGCTCTGATGCGAAATGAAATTGCTGTTGAGGTGGAATAA
- a CDS encoding cryptochrome/photolyase family protein — protein sequence MAKKYKLSLFIFRRDLRIEDNTALNLAIKNSDKVIACFIFDPRLADENRKHFNPNAFQFLLECLDDLGEQLKSRNGSLILLSGLPEDIIKDLKGKHEIDAVFFNKDYTPFSRKRDSAIIKSCEDSGIDIVSCHDALLHEPGTVLTNEGKTYSVFSQFFKKASQKGISFPKTAEGGQIYSGILDVDQVEISDFSIERNTSLFTKGGRSHALSVLQDISGFSNYDNERDYPSIAGTTGLSAHNKLGTISVREFYHYVENELGKAHTLINELHWRDFFTHIAVAHPYVFTGAFKKKFDSLSWSDDDKLFDAWCRGQTGFPIVDAGMRELNTTGYMHNRVRMIVSSFLVKDLHIDWKWGERYFASRLVDYDPCVNNGNWQWAASTGADSQPYFRIFNPWLQQKKFDPDCLYIKKWVPELEALSPKAIHSMEKGQQLLGVDYPQPLVVHSEERNVALTAFKSVG from the coding sequence TTGGCAAAAAAATACAAATTATCTTTATTTATATTCAGGCGTGACCTCAGGATTGAAGATAATACTGCTTTGAATCTTGCAATAAAAAACTCTGATAAGGTCATTGCATGTTTCATTTTTGATCCAAGGCTTGCCGATGAAAATCGAAAACATTTCAATCCAAATGCATTCCAGTTCCTGCTGGAATGTCTTGATGATCTGGGTGAGCAGTTAAAATCCAGAAACGGAAGTTTGATTTTATTATCCGGTCTTCCTGAAGATATCATTAAGGATTTGAAAGGTAAACACGAAATAGATGCTGTCTTTTTCAATAAGGATTACACGCCTTTTAGCAGGAAACGTGATTCTGCGATTATAAAATCCTGTGAGGATTCTGGTATTGATATTGTAAGCTGCCATGATGCTTTACTGCACGAACCTGGTACGGTGCTTACAAACGAAGGCAAAACATATTCTGTGTTCTCCCAGTTCTTCAAAAAAGCTTCACAAAAAGGGATTTCTTTTCCAAAAACAGCTGAAGGGGGTCAAATTTATTCTGGAATCCTGGATGTAGATCAGGTTGAAATTTCTGATTTTTCAATTGAGAGAAATACTTCTCTATTTACAAAAGGAGGCAGAAGCCATGCTCTTTCAGTCCTTCAGGATATAAGCGGTTTCAGTAACTATGACAATGAACGTGACTATCCGTCAATAGCAGGAACTACGGGACTTTCGGCTCATAATAAACTGGGAACTATATCTGTACGTGAATTTTATCACTACGTTGAAAATGAACTGGGAAAGGCCCACACCCTCATAAATGAACTTCACTGGCGTGATTTTTTCACTCATATTGCTGTTGCACATCCTTATGTTTTTACTGGTGCTTTCAAGAAGAAATTTGACTCACTTTCATGGTCAGATGATGATAAGTTATTTGATGCATGGTGCAGGGGTCAAACCGGTTTTCCAATTGTTGATGCTGGAATGAGAGAACTCAACACGACAGGATACATGCATAATCGTGTTAGGATGATTGTTTCATCTTTCCTTGTAAAGGATCTGCATATTGACTGGAAATGGGGTGAACGATATTTTGCCAGCAGGCTTGTGGATTATGACCCATGCGTGAATAATGGTAACTGGCAGTGGGCTGCATCAACCGGTGCGGATTCACAGCCATATTTCAGGATATTCAATCCATGGCTTCAGCAGAAAAAGTTTGATCCAGATTGCCTGTATATTAAAAAATGGGTTCCTGAACTTGAAGCTCTTTCACCTAAAGCTATTCATTCAATGGAAAAGGGGCAGCAACTATTAGGAGTTGATTATCCGCAGCCGCTTGTGGTTCATTCTGAGGAAAGGAATGTTGCACTTACAGCTTTTAAGTCAGTTGGTTGA
- a CDS encoding MarR family winged helix-turn-helix transcriptional regulator translates to MSKDLVRKIFDKHLEHDCFFDKKMLNVAVESSSLTFNTLPNKTIRLIHFKKEINPSRLGIILGVGKSTITSTIDTLEKNGLVVRNNDPDDMRKQLISLTDAGEDYHFELMDMITERVSSISDSYGMSESDLVEYYDHLSQMVSILNKYIFET, encoded by the coding sequence ATGAGCAAGGATCTTGTCAGGAAAATATTTGATAAGCATTTGGAGCACGATTGTTTTTTTGATAAAAAGATGCTAAATGTTGCTGTAGAGTCTTCTTCTTTGACATTTAATACTCTCCCTAACAAGACTATAAGGTTAATTCACTTTAAAAAAGAGATAAATCCTTCCCGCCTGGGTATAATTCTGGGAGTTGGAAAAAGTACCATTACTTCAACGATTGATACTCTTGAGAAAAATGGTCTGGTAGTAAGGAATAATGACCCGGATGATATGAGAAAACAACTTATATCTTTAACTGATGCCGGGGAAGACTATCATTTCGAACTTATGGATATGATCACTGAACGTGTTTCTTCTATTTCTGATTCATATGGTATGAGTGAATCTGATCTCGTTGAATATTACGATCACCTGTCTCAAATGGTATCAATTTTAAACAAATATATTTTTGAAACCTAA
- a CDS encoding HAD family hydrolase: MEALIFDMDGVLLDSMHLHAMAWKNAFMEAGISIDERDIFALEGENDSGIVKRVLGMNVNESIDMEAILTTLPERKHQLFGRDNVTLFNGVDDMLRQIKGKFRLAVVSGSDRKIVEMMMTKYFPGIFDVIVSGDDTENGKPAPDPYNKAVEMLKVSKEKCIVVENAILGVESAKNAGIFTIGIPTYLTRKELENADIVLHDHEELFRLIELLMRMLPGN, translated from the coding sequence ATGGAAGCTCTGATATTTGATATGGACGGTGTGCTCCTAGATTCTATGCACCTGCATGCAATGGCGTGGAAAAATGCATTTATGGAAGCTGGAATCTCCATAGATGAAAGAGACATATTCGCCCTTGAAGGCGAAAATGATTCAGGAATTGTGAAAAGAGTCCTTGGGATGAATGTAAATGAGTCCATAGACATGGAAGCGATACTCACAACATTACCTGAAAGAAAACATCAGCTTTTTGGCAGGGATAATGTCACCCTGTTTAATGGTGTCGACGATATGCTCCGACAAATCAAGGGTAAATTCAGGCTTGCAGTTGTTTCGGGGTCTGACAGGAAAATTGTGGAAATGATGATGACTAAATACTTCCCGGGAATCTTTGATGTTATCGTCAGCGGCGATGATACGGAAAATGGGAAGCCTGCACCAGACCCATACAATAAAGCCGTTGAAATGCTAAAAGTCAGCAAAGAAAAGTGCATTGTGGTTGAAAATGCAATTCTTGGAGTTGAATCTGCCAAAAATGCAGGAATATTCACCATCGGCATACCTACTTATCTAACCAGGAAAGAACTCGAAAACGCTGATATAGTTCTGCATGACCACGAAGAATTATTCAGGTTAATAGAGTTGCTGATGAGAATGCTCCCCGGGAACTGA